A genomic stretch from Setaria viridis chromosome 1, Setaria_viridis_v4.0, whole genome shotgun sequence includes:
- the LOC117844075 gene encoding cortical cell-delineating protein: MAPSKLALFLALSVLAFAAAVHGCTPYCPTPPVVPTPPVVPTPSGGGSCPINALKLQVCANVLNLLKLNIPGLGNDQCCPLLQGLVDLDAAVCLCTAIKANILGINLNVPIDLRLLLNHCGKVCPADFTCPL; the protein is encoded by the coding sequence ATGGCGCCATCCAAGCTTGCCCTCTTTCTCGCCCTGTCCGTCCTCGCCTTCGCGGCGGCCGTTCACGGCTGCACGCCGTACTGCCCTACCCCGCCGGTGGTCCCCACCCCGCCGGTCGTGCCGACGCCGTCCGGCGGTGGATCCTGCCCGATCAACGCGCTCAAGCTGCAGGTGTGCGCGAACGTGCTGAACCTACTGAAGCTCAACATCCCCGGCCTGGGGAACGACCAGTGCTGCCCGCTGCTGCAGGGGCtcgtcgacctcgacgccgccgtctgCCTCTGCACCGCCATCAAGGCCAACATCCTCGGCATCAACCTCAACGTGCCCATCGACCTGCGCCTCCTCCTCAACCACTGTGGCAAGGTCTGCCCCGCAGACTTCACCTGCCCCCTCTAA
- the LOC117833293 gene encoding NDR1/HIN1-like protein 1 → MSKEGKHHRHEHHLRRCCGCMASCLLALVLIVAFVALVVYLALRPSKPSFYLQDLQLRRPITVGDPSLSASAQVTLASRNPNDHVGVLYRRLDVFVTYRDEPVTVPVSLPPQYQGHRDVTVWSPVLSAQSVPVAGYVADAMKQDVAAGFVALQVKVDGRIKWKVGSWVSGSYHLFVSCPAVLSAGFPGFGGGANATLSALKFAQPTGCSVEV, encoded by the coding sequence ATGAGCAAGGAGGGCAAGCACCACCGCCACGAGCACCACCTGCGGCGCTGCTGCGGGTGCATGGCGTCGTGCCTCCTGGCGCTGGTCCTCATCGTGGCCTTCGTCGCGCTCGTCGTCTACCTCGCGCTCCGCCCCTCCAAGCCGTCCTTCTACCTGCAGGACCTGCAGCTCCGCCGCCCCATCACCGTGGGCGACCCGTCCCTTTCGGCGTCGGCGCAGGTGACGCTGGCCTCCCGCAACCCCAACGACCACGTCGGCGTCCTCTACCGCCGCCTCGACGTCTTCGTCACCTACCGCGACGAGCCCGTCACGGTCCCCGTCTCGCTGCCGCCGCAGTACCAGGGCCACCGCGACGTCACCGTCTGGTCGCCGGTCCTGTCGGCCCAGTCCGTGCCCGTCGCCGGGTACGTCGCCGACGCCATGAAGCAGGACGTCGCCGCCGGGTTCGTCGCGCTGCAGGTCAAGGTCGACGGCCGCATCAAGTGGAAGGTCGGAAGCTGGGTGTCCGGGAGCTACCACCTCTTCGTCAGCTGCCCCGCCGTGCTCTCCGCGGGCTTCcccggcttcggcggcggcgccaatgCCACGCTGTCGGCGCTCAAGTTCGCGCAGCCCACGGGATGCAGCGTCGAGGTGTAG